The DNA sequence TACAGCGCTGTCATAATAAGCTGCAGCAGGTAAATAATTAAGCCTGCCATAATAAATATCAGCCAGGGAAAGACAGGAAACAGCTTTCTGGTTGTTGTTTGAAACGCTGATGGTTACTGATTTTTTATAATTTGCAATTGCATCATCCAGCTTATTCTCTTTAAAGTCGATGTTAGCCAATGCATAATAAACCTGATCCTGGAACTCTCTATTTTTCTCGTCTTTCAACATTTTTTTCAGTTGAGACCTTACTTCCCTGCTATCCGTTTTCCCATTTTCGAAATTCACAGCCCGGTTTATTTTTGCGTTGAAAGTCATCTCATAAGGAGGATTCATCTTGATGACTTTTCCAAAATACGCGAAAGCCTTTTCCGGATCGCCGGTAATTTGATACAACTGAGCCAAAATGTAAGTATACCTGATCTTTTTTTGTTTACGGTAAGTCTTTTTCAAAGCCTTTTGCAAATAAGGAATAGCATTGGCATATTGTTTCTGTTTCAGGTATAAATCGGCAAGCGAACTATTCAACTCAGCATTAAGGCTTTTAGGAAGCGATGAAATACCAGTCAGGTTTAACAATGCCTTCTCTGACTCGCGATAGTCACCTGTTTCATTGCAAGTACGGGCCAGCCAGATTTCCGCCTCAAAATGGCTCTTTTTTTCAGGAAAATTTTTTGAGACAAAAGAAAAGGTTTCATAAGCCGCCGGGAACTCGCGCTTATAGAAATGAGCTTCCCCAATATACAGGTAACAATCATCAATAAACCAATTGTATTCTTTTTTATTCAGAAATTCTTTTTGCCTTTGTGTGAGAATTTTCTGTTTATATTGAGGTTTGGCTTTAATGGAATGCAAAGTAATGGCTTTTGAGGATTTTGCCGTAGTCCTGTCCATATCCGAAGTAATGGTACCTGCTGTCTTCTCGTCAGGATATACAAAAACGGGTAAAATTCTTGAAAAATCATCAATGTTTGACTGTTCAATTTTTTTAACCCCTTTTTTATAACTTTCGCTACCGTTAAAAAGCACATTATATTTGGTATTAATACTATGGTATGCCCGCGTTGCCATATTATTTTTTTTAACCGAACAAGCGGTTAAAAGAAAAAACAGAACACAAAGAGAAGATAAAAAATATGTAATTCTTCCTGTCAAAATTTAAACCAACTATAGATTAACACCGTTAAATATACAAACTAAAATTAAACGGACATATTTTATCAAAGATAAAAAAAGGGCATCCATGCCCTTTTCTTTATCCTAAAAATGCCGTTAATCCACTGCTATTACTTCTTTAACCTCAGGAATTTCCTTTTTTATAGCCTGTTCAACACTGGCTTTAAATGTCTGAAGATTAAAAGGGCAACCTCCGCAAGCACCAATAAATTTCACTTTGACAATCAGGTCGTCAGTTACTTCTTTTACCTGAATATCTCCGCCATCGGACTGCAAATAAGGCCTAATACTCTCAAGTGCAACATTTACTTTATCCTCGATCAGGCTTTTTTTTGATTCGTTCATGAATTACTTTTTAATAGAGTGGTAAAAAGTTTAAATAATCTAACTTTTCGTGGTTTCCTCCACTGATTTTCTCAATTTTACCTGTTCAATCAGATTTTTTGCAAGTTCAATAAATGCTTTGCCATCCATTGAATTTCCATCAAGTACAGAAGGAATACCCAGGTCTCCTCCTTCGCAAATACCCTGGACAATAGGAATTTGCCCCAACAAAGGCACGTTCATACTTCTTGCCAGTTCCTTACAACCCTCCTTGCCGAAAATAAAATACTTATTACCGGGCAATTCTTTAGGAGTGAACCACGACATATTTTCGACCAGGCCCAAAACCGGGACGTTGATCTTTTCGTTTGTAAACATGTTTAAACCCTTAATTGCATCAGCCAGTGCCACTTTCTGGGGGGTGCTTACAATCACAGCCCCCGTAACCTGGATTTCCTGTACAAGGGTAATATGTATATCACTTGTGCCGGGAGGTGTATCAATAAACAGATAATCCAGATCGCCCCAATCGCCCTGTTCAATAAGCTGTTTCAGTGCGCCCGAAGCCATCGGGCCTCTCCAGATGACCGGTTGTTTTTCATCCACAAAGAAACCAATGGATAAAACTTTCACTCCGTAATGTTCGACAGGGACAATCATATCCTTGCCATCGACATTTTTTACCATAGGCTGGTCAAACTCAACATTGAGCATTTTAGGAATTGAAGGCCCAAAAATATCGGCATCTATCAATCCCACTTTTGCCCCTGTTGCGGCCACTGCCACAGCCAAATTGGCTGCAACGGTCGATTTACCCACTCCCCCTTTACCTGAAGCAATGATGATTATGTTCTTTACCCCCGTTAAAACTTTCTTCCCTTCTGCTGCAACTTTATTATCCGGTTGGGCAATATCGATTTCAACAGAAATATCTTTGCCAAATTGCCCTGCTAAAGCCTGAATACAGGCCTTTTTTATTGACGACAACAAAGGGTCACCCACTTTGGAAGGGTATAAAGTGAAACTGATTTCTTTTTCACCGATGGCCAATCCCTTAACCAGGTCAAGGGAAATAATGTCCTTCCCTTTTTCCGGATGCCTTATTTGCTGTAATACTTTAATTACTTCTTCCTGACTAATTGATATCATAGATTTATATAATGAATTAGAATTGCAAACCTAAAAGATTTGCTTATAAATTTGATTAAAACGGGGAAATATCTTCAAACCCTGACAAATATACTCAGTAAAAACACAATATGTAAACAGTTAAATACAGGAATTGTTGAAAAGCGAATGATTTACTTTTCATGCCCACCGGATAAAAGTAAAGTCAGGAGGGCAGCACCGGCCAATATCATCATGAATGATCAGGGTCTGATTTTTCTTAAACCTCAGTCAATTCAACTGAAGGATCCCAAAACAGCCGTTCAAAATTCACGATCTGGTCGTTTACCACATGGATGCCTTCACTCTCCAGAAGTTGTTCCATTACCCGGCTGCCTTCAAAATGATGTTTACCGCTTAAAAAGCCTTTCCGGTTAACAACCCGGTGTGCAGGGATAAATGCATCAAGATGATGAGAATTATTTAAAGCCCAGCCCACCATCCGGGACGACTGGGCCGAACCCAGAAACCTGGCTATTGCCCCGTAGGAAGTTACCCTTCCCACAGGTATCTGCCGGGTAACCTCGTATACCTGTTCAAAAAAGCCGGAATTATTATTTTTCAGAGGGTTCTTCAAAATTCATTGTCCTGTTCAACTTAAACTTAAGATATTTGATGCTCAAGCCGGCTTCAAGAAACTGTTGTTCATAAAAGGTTTTGATGTCTGACTCTTCGGTTTCCCTGAAGACAGAATTATACAAATCGTCTGTATGAACAAGTACCTCCAGCTTATTGAGTTGTGCAACGTCCAAGGTATAATGGTACAGAAAATCATTATCCGTTTTCAGGTGAATCAAACCCTCATCAGATAAAAATTGCTTGTATGACGCAAGGAACCGCGAAGAAGTAAGCCGTTTGTTCGCCCTGCCTTTCCTCAATTGGGGGTCCGGAAATGTGATCCAGATTTCGCTGACCTCATTTTCTGCAAAAAAAGAATTGATAAATTCAATTCTTGTCCGGAGAAATGCCACATTCGTAAGATTACCTTCCAGGGCCTGTTTAGCTCCCCGCCACATCCGGGCACCTTTAATATCTATCC is a window from the Bacteroidota bacterium genome containing:
- a CDS encoding NifU family protein, whose translation is MNESKKSLIEDKVNVALESIRPYLQSDGGDIQVKEVTDDLIVKVKFIGACGGCPFNLQTFKASVEQAIKKEIPEVKEVIAVD
- a CDS encoding Mrp/NBP35 family ATP-binding protein produces the protein MISISQEEVIKVLQQIRHPEKGKDIISLDLVKGLAIGEKEISFTLYPSKVGDPLLSSIKKACIQALAGQFGKDISVEIDIAQPDNKVAAEGKKVLTGVKNIIIIASGKGGVGKSTVAANLAVAVAATGAKVGLIDADIFGPSIPKMLNVEFDQPMVKNVDGKDMIVPVEHYGVKVLSIGFFVDEKQPVIWRGPMASGALKQLIEQGDWGDLDYLFIDTPPGTSDIHITLVQEIQVTGAVIVSTPQKVALADAIKGLNMFTNEKINVPVLGLVENMSWFTPKELPGNKYFIFGKEGCKELARSMNVPLLGQIPIVQGICEGGDLGIPSVLDGNSMDGKAFIELAKNLIEQVKLRKSVEETTKS
- a CDS encoding MGMT family protein, producing the protein MKNPLKNNNSGFFEQVYEVTRQIPVGRVTSYGAIARFLGSAQSSRMVGWALNNSHHLDAFIPAHRVVNRKGFLSGKHHFEGSRVMEQLLESEGIHVVNDQIVNFERLFWDPSVELTEV
- the trmB gene encoding tRNA (guanosine(46)-N7)-methyltransferase TrmB is translated as MAKHKLARFAQMKTFGNVLEPAFEECFRTDYKLKGKWNEQYFKNDHPIVLELGCGKGEYTVGLGKKYPLKNFIGIDIKGARMWRGAKQALEGNLTNVAFLRTRIEFINSFFAENEVSEIWITFPDPQLRKGRANKRLTSSRFLASYKQFLSDEGLIHLKTDNDFLYHYTLDVAQLNKLEVLVHTDDLYNSVFRETEESDIKTFYEQQFLEAGLSIKYLKFKLNRTMNFEEPSEK